Below is a genomic region from Pseudomonas frederiksbergensis.
CGCATCAAGCCCCTCCAACCCACGGTCGACAATCACCATCGGTGTACGCACGCCAGCCAACCCTTGCGCCAACCCGCTATCACCCCCTGCGGATGCGACAATCAGCCCGTCGATGCGCTTTTCCAGCAGTACCCGCAGGTAACTGCGCTGTTTGTCCGGGTTATCGTCGGAGTTGCAGAGGATCACGCAGTAGCCGTTTCGTTCGCAGTAATCTTCGATGCCACGGGCCAACTCCGCGAAGTACGGGTTGAGACTATTGGGCACCAGCAGGCCGATGGTTGCGGTGGTCTTCGCTTTCAGCGAGCGCGCCACGGCGCTGGGCACATAGTCCAGACTATTGATCGCGGCCTCGACCTTGAGCCGAACCTCTTCACTGACCGGCCGGGTCTTGTTTACCACGTGGGAAACCGTGGTATAGGAGATCCCCGCGAGCGCTGCTACATCCTTGATCGTTGCCATGATTCAGCTCCGTCGACTTGCACGTTGGCTGCGGTAGGTGTCCAGCACCACCGCGACCACGATCACCGCGCCGGTGATGATACGTTTGGTCGGTTCGGTCGCGCCGATTTGCGCCAACCCTGCGGCCAATACAGAAATGATCAGGACGCCGAAGAAGGTGCTGATCACCGAACCACGACCGCCCATCAGGCTGGTGCCACCGATCACCACGGCAGCGATGACTTGCAACTCCAGGCCGGAACCGGCATTCGGGTCCGCCGCTTCCAGGCGCGAGATCTGAAACAGCGCGGCAATACCCGCCAGCAACCCCATCAGGCTGAACACCAGAATCTTGTAAGGTTTTGGGTTGATACCTGCCAGACGCACAGCTTCCTCGTTGGTGCCGATACCGATCAGGTAGCGACCGAACACGGTACGGGTCAACACCGCCTGGGCGATGAAGATAACCAGCAACGCGATAATAAATGACGGTGAAATACCAAAGGCAATCGGATTCGACAACCAGGCAAAGGCATCACCGATGTAGGCCGTGCGCGAGCCGGTCATCTGATAGGCAACGCCGCGAGCCATCTCCAGCACACCGAGCGAAACAATAAACGACGGAATGCGCCAGGCCACGGTAATCGAACCGGTGATGGTCCCGGCCAATGCTGCGGTGGCCATGCCCAGCAGCGCTGCCGGCAAGACACTCCAGCCCCAGCCGAGGATCGCCACACTGACGGTCGAGGCCGCTAATGCCAGCACCGAACCTACCGAGAGGTCGATGCCACCGATGATCAACACGAACGTCATACCGACTGCCAGCACCATCAGGTCCGGGATCTGATTGGCCAGTGTGCTGAAGGTGTCGTAAGAGAGGAAATGGCTGCTCAAGACCGAGAACAGCGCAATCATCGCCAGCAAGGCACCGGCCAGGCCCAAGTAGGTACCGAGGCCGTAAAAATTGCCACTACGTTTGCCAACGGACATTGCAGGCTTGCCAGCAGACATTGCAGTTTTCATGGGAGATCCCTAGGCGCCGCTTCATGGAGCAACGCATCACGTTTTTGGTAGCCGGCAAAAGCGGCGGCAAGCAAATCATCCTGAGTCCAGCTGTCGCGCTCGAAAGTGTCGATCAAACGTCCGGCCGACAACACGCCGATACGGTCGCAGATCAACATCAGTTCGCGCAGATCGCTGGACACCACCACCAGCGCCTTGCCCTGACGCGCCAGCTCGCCGAGCAACGCATAAATATCGAACTTGGCACCGACATCAATGCCGCGAGTTGGCTCATCGAACAACAGCACCGAACACTCTCGCTCAAGCCAGCGGCCAATCACCACCTTCTGCTGATTGCCTCCCGACAACTCGCACACCAACTGCGCAGGGCTGGAACTGCGAATGCGCATGGCGTCGATCTGACGCTGCGCCAGCGCCAGCTCGTCACCCGAGTTAACAATGCCGCCACTGGAGATCACCGGCATATTGCCCAAGGCAATGTTGGCGCTGATCGACTGAGTCAGCAGCAGGCCCTCACCTTTGCGATCTTCGGTGATCAGGGCAATGCCGTGACCGACCGCGTCGGCGGGCGAACGAATGCTCACCACCTGCGCCGGCGAACCGAGGGCGACCGTGCCACTGTCTGCTGCGTCCGCGCCGAAGATCAGGCGGAGCAGTTCCGTGCGCCCCGCCCCGATCAAACCGGATATCCCGAAAATTTCGCCGCTGCGCACCTCGAAAGACACATCCCGAACCTTGTCCGAACGGCTCAGTCCTCTGACAGTCAGGGCCGGCGCGCCGATTTCCCGCGGACCGAGATCGATGTGCTCGCCCAATTCGCGGCCCACCATCAGATTGACCAGTTGCTCACTGTTGTAGTTGGCCATCGGTTCGACACAGACCAGATTGCCGTCACGCAACACCGCGATGCGCTGAGCAACCCGCGCCAGCTCTTCCAGCCGATGGGAAATATAAATGATCGCCACGCCACGGGCTTGCAGGAGGGTGATTTGCTCAAAGAGCATCTCGACTTCGCGAGCCGTCAACATCGCTGTCGGCTCGTCGAGAATCAGTACATGGCAGTCGCCGATCAGGTTGCGCGCAATCTCGACCATTTGCTGATGACCGATTCCCAACTCACCGACCAGCGTGTCTGGATCGATCGCATCGAGCCCGACCTGAGCCATCGCTGCGATTGCCGCTGTGCGCAGCTGCTTGCGACTGATCCATCCGCCATTGCTGGGCAGGTTATCGAGAAACAGGTTTTCCGCGACAGACAAAGTCGGCAGCAGATTGAGCTCCTGCATGACCATGCGAATGCCCAGTTCTTCGGCCTGGGTTCGGCTGCCAGGACGGTAATCGCGCCCCTGGAATTGCATCTGACCGGTGGTCGGAGCGACCAGCCCGCCAATGATTTTCGACAGCGTGCTTTTGCCAGCACCGTTCTCGCCGGTCAATGCCAGCACTTCACCACGCATCAGCGTCAGGTCAATGCCGGTCAATACCGGTTGCGCATACGTCTTGCCGATATCGCTGACCGAAAGGACCGCGTTCGGGGCACAAACTGACATAAAAAACTCTCCATGCGCTCGCCCGAACAGGCGAGCGCCGTTGTGTCGCCAGAATGATTACTGGGTAACCAGTTCAACCGGAGTTTCGATGACGCCGTTGGTGCCGCTGTCGACCTTTTCGCCCTTGAGCATTTTCAGCGCGGTCTCGATACCGAACACCGCCTGTTTGGCCGCAAATTGGTCAGCAGTGGCCAGGACGCGGCCATCCTTGAGCATCGGCTTGATGGCGTTGATGTTGTCGTAACCCACTACTTGCACCTTGCCCGCCTTGCCTGCGGCGCGCACCGCCGAAACGGCACCGACCGCCATGCTGTCGTTACCCGCCAGCAGCGCCTTGATTTCCGGGTATTCGCTCAGCATCGACGAGGCAACCTGGTTGCCCTTGTTGATTTCCCACTCGCCGGATTGCAAGGACACGACCTTGATCTGCGCCGCGTCCATCGCGTCCTTGAAACCTGCGGTGCGTGCCTGAGCGTTGGTGGTGGTGGAAACGCCTTCGATGATGCCGACTTCATCACCAGCTTTCAGTTGCCTGGCCAGGTATTCGCCAACCAGACGCGCGCCTTTGCGGTTGTCCGGACCGACGAAGGGCACACTGAGGTTTTTGCTTTTGAGCACCGCCGGGTCGAGTTGGTTATCGATGTTGATGACCGTGATACCCGCGTCGATGGCTTTCTTGATGACCGGCACCATCGCTTTCGAATCCGCAGGCGCGATCACCAGCGCATTGACCCTGGAGACGATCATCTGCTCGACAATGCGGATCTGGTTGGCGGTGTCGGTTTCGTCCTTGATCCCGTTGGAGATCAACTCGAAATCGGCGGGATGTTCTTTCTGGTAAGCCTTGGCACCCTCTTCCATGGTCAGGAAGAACTCATTGGCCAGGGACTTCATGACCAGCGCGACTTTAGGTTTTTCAGTGTCGGCGAAGGCCGAAGAGAGGGGCAAAGCAGCGGATGCGGCAGCCAGCATAGCGACAGCGAGAAGACGTCCAGCGAATGGCAGCTTCATGAGTTCACTCCGATCTTATGATTATTCTGAGCAACGCTTGCGCTGCATACGCTTCAAATCCGTTCACCAGCGCCTTGACACGCGGGAACGAGGATCGTCGTGTCAACGAAGTCAAACCGTCGACAGGGTCGCGCAAACGTTTGCGTAGGCCAGACTATGCGAACCCTGCTGACATTTGTCAACGGTCAGAAAAAACCGCTTTGTGGTCTGGCTGGCAAAAAACGGCAATGCCAATTATGCCGTGGTGTTGACCATCGATCCGCTACTGGAGCCCTTGGCCAGCTCCTTGACCAGGCTGCTGGCCACCTCCATCAGCGCACCGTTGGTCTCAGCGATCTGCCCCTGAATCGCCATGACCGCCGTGGTCTTGGCTTCCGGCGTCGGATATGACGCGGCCTGGGCGGCAGCCAGTTGCTGTTGTTGCTGGCGCAGTTGTTCTTGCAGTTCCTTCATGCGCTGAAGCAGCATCTTCACCGTGACGCTGACGTTACCACCGTCATCCGCTTTGGCCTCCGTCTCCGGGTTTTGCCCCACCGGGCCTGTCCTGACTTGCTTGCTGTCACCCTCCTTGCTACCCACCAATTGCGTCGAAGCGTCTGTCGTCGCGTCGCTCAATGCGCTGACCGTAGCGAGCGAATTGCCACCAATAGTGATGCCGCCCGCGTTTGGAAAGCCGACTGAAATGGACATATGAGCTCCTGCACAAAAAATGATCCTGAAAGGACCATCGACCTCTGAGCGGTTTTCTTTAGCGCTAATGCCCCCTCTAAATGTGGGAAATCATCGACTTGCAGTGTAGGCATTTTCGGACATCCGAACGCGCCCGTTAAACATATTCGGAAACCCGGACGGCGATCGCCTTCAGCGCTGCGCCAATTAAACAATAAATTGATATAAATCAGATAGTTAAGATAATTTTCAATCCGAAGTATGACTGGTACAGATCCTGCTCTTACTGGGTACCCCGGCGACAGATCTGCTTGGGGTGTTTCTAGATGAACCTGCATCAGCACCGTCATCACTATTAGAGAGAAAACAATGAAATCTGCCTTCAATACCTTTGTTCCGGGCGCATTGGCCCTCCTGCTGCTCCTCCCGGCTGCACTGCAAGCAAAAGAAGTCGAAACCCAACAGAAACTGGCAAACGTGGTAGTCCTCGCCACAGGCGGCACGATTGCCGGTGCTGGCGCCAGCTCAGCCAACAGCGCTACGTACCAGGCCGCAAAAGTCGGGATCGAGCAGCTGATTGCCGGCATCCCTGAACTGAGCCATTTGGCCAACGTTCGCGGCGAGCAAGTGATGCAAATCGCCTCCGAGAGCATCACCAACGAAAACCTGCTGCAACTGGGTCGCCGCGTGGCCGAACTGGCCGACAGCAAAGACGTCGATGGCATCGTTATTACTCACGGCACCGACACCCTGGAAGAGACCGCCTACTTCCTGAACCTGGTGGAAAAAACCGACAAGCCAATCATCGTTGTCGGCTCGATGCGCCCAGGCACCGCAATGTCGGCTGACGGCATGCTCAACCTGTACAACGCCGTCGCCGTCGCCAGCAGCAAAGATGCTCGCGGCAAAGGCGTGCTGGTCACCATGAACGACGAGATTCAGTCGGGTCGCGATGTCAGCAAAATGATCAACATCAAGACCGAAGCGTTCAAAAGCCCATGGGGCCCATTGGGCATGATAGTCGAAGGGAAATCCTACTGGTTCCGCTTGCCAGCCAAGCGTCACACCATGGATTCGGAATTCGACATCAAAACCATCAAGAGCCTGCCTGACGTCGAGATCGCCTATTCCTATGGCAATGTCGACGGTACTGCTTACAAGGCCCTGGCCCAATCTGGCGCCAAAGCCATCATCCATGCCGGCACCGGCAATGGCTCGGTGTCTTCGCGTGTCGTTCCCACCTTGCAAGCACTGCGCAAGGATGGCGTGCAGATCATTCGTTCTTCCCATGTCAATGCCGGCGGCTTTGTCTTGCGCAACGCCGAACAGCCAGACGACAAGTATGACTGGGTCGTTGCGCATGACCTGAACCCGCAAAAAGCTCGCATTCTGACGATGGTTGCGCTGACCAAGACTTCGGACAGCAAAGAGCTGCAACGGATGTTCTGGGAGTACTGATTGATTGCGTCCGGCCCGATCCGGTCGGACGCTTGCCACCCCCACTCGCCCGCTCGGGCGAGTGAACTACCCTCCCGCCTTCCCCGCTATTTCTTCTGAATAATCTCCAACCGGTTTACACCAAACGGAAAAAATCGCTGTCAGAGGATTTTCTTGAATCTTAAGCAGTTGCGAAAATGCCCACAGTTAAATACTGTATGCACGTACAGCTTAATAAGGATTACTCCGTGGCCACGACCTCTTCAGCAGCGACTAACCCTCCAGGCACCTACGAACGACTCGGTTTGCGCATTCAAAAAATCATCAACTCCCCGACCGCCCAAAAAGCCAAGGCCGCCTTGATCTTCCGCCTCCCCGACGAACCAGTAGATGAATGGGAGCGCTTGCTCGAGGAAATCGCCGAGAACGACAACGTCACCCTCGCTTATCGCGACGATGGCGGCGTGCAGATTTTCTGGGTTGTGCCGAAGGAAGACTGATTCAATGATTGTTCGTTGTTTTGCTTTGCTGTTGCTCTTCGTTGTTGCCTGCGCTCAGGCGGATGCGCCACGCACCTTCAATGAGGCGAAAAAGGTCGCCTGGAAACTCTACGCCCCACAGTCCACCGAGTTCTATTGTGGCTGCAAATACACGGGCAATCGGGTCGATCTGAAAGCCTGCGGGTATGTGCCACGTAAAAACGCCAACCGCGCTGCACGTATCGAATGGGAGCACATCGTTCCTGCGTGGCAGATCGGTCACCAACGCCAGTGCTGGCAACAGGGCGGCCGCAAGAACTGCACACGCCACGACCCGACCTATCAGCGCGCCGAGGCCGATCTGCACAACCTCGTGCCCAGCATCGGCGAGGTGAACGGGGACCGCAGCAATTTCAGCTTTGGCTGGCTCCCTGTGCAATCCGGGCAATACGGCTCGTGCCTGACCCAGGTCGACTTCAAAGCCAAGAAGGTCATGCCCCGCCCGTCTATTCGCGGGATGATCGCTCGCACTTATTTCTACATGAGCAAGCAATACGGTTTGCGACTGTCCAAACAGGATCGACAACTCTACGAAGCCTGGAACAAGACTTACCCGGTACAAAGCTGGGAGCGCCAACGCAATCAGAGCGTGGCGTGTGTGATGGGGCGCGGCAATGAGTTCGTCGGCCCCGTAGACATGAAGGCTTGTGGTTAATCAAGTGGAGTCAATTATTGAGCCGCGCCGTGCTCAACGACCATTGATTCGATATTCATCTTCTTCGCCTTGGCCAAGGCTGCGGTCAGCTCGACCTGCCTTGCCTCGGCTTCGGCTTTGGAGCTGAACGGCCCGACCAGCACGCGCTGTTTACCGTCTTGCGTGACCACGTAGGAAACAAAACTGTGTTCGATCAGCCAGCCGGTGAGATCACTGATCGCCTGCACGGTCTCGCCCTGAACCAGAACATCCCATTGCGGTGCTGCAGCCACTGCGGGTGCAGAGACAACCGGCGCCTGAGGCTTTTTCGACTCCCCGGCCTTTTCCTGACCGCACCCAGCCAGTACCAATACCGCGACCACCAACGCCATTTTGCGCACAACTTTCCCCTCTGAATGCCAAAAGCCAGGATTTTATCACCCGAGAATGCCTCACGACCCGGTAATCAGGCCTCAAAACAACGAGAATGATGTTTCTCGCCTCTGTATAGTCGCACCTTGGGAATTAATGCAGCGTCTGCACGTCAGAAAGAGGCACCCAAACCGTGACACTTCGCACTAATCTATAGGTACTACCGACATCTGCATTGTTTGAGTCAGGTGCCCTACAAAGCTATCAAGGAGAAGATCATGCTGATACTCACCCGCAAAGTCGGTGAAAGCATAAACATCGGTGATGACATTACCATCACCATTCTGGGCGTTAGCGGCCAGCAAGTCAGAATCGGCATCAATGCCCCGAAAGACGTTGCGGTGCATCGCGAAGAAATCTACCAGCGTATTCAGGCGGGTCTTACTGCGCCGGACAAGCGCGAAACCCCCTGAGCCGTCAGCAATCAGTAGCCAGCCTTTCCTCTCACAGCAACGGCTGGCTAAAGATTCTGCGCGCGACCTCCCGCCTCCTTTCGCCATGACAACGGCGCACGCCAAAATCGCTACCATCACCGACCAACGCCAGCAGCCCCACTACAACAGCACCCCCCGCCGATGATACTAACGACATCGCCATGAGCCTTGCTGTCAGACGATTCGGATTCAGCCCGGTGAAAACCTCACAGCCGGCCTGGGCGCTCCAATCCTTAGCGCAACGTCAGCCGACTATCCAAACGTCATACCTCGCGCCATGCCTGTCGCGGCCACGACCATCAAGATAATCAACAGCGCCTCGATATGACTGATACGCGCGAAGAGACTGACTCGCCCGACATCAATCGGCGCACTTCGGCTCAAAGCGATCCGCCATTTGATCAAGGCCACCATCGGGGCAATCTCGAGCAGCAGGATGATGACGAATAAAGTCATTTTCAGATGGAACAGCGGCTGATGCAGGTAATAGTCCGCCCCCTTTTCGTACCCGCCAAAGGCACGGAGCCCGCCGCTAATCAGAAGAATCAATGCAGAGATCCCCCAGAAGTTATCTGCCAGCAAAACACTACGAGCCCCCACACCATCCGAGGCCACTCGACGAAAAGCCATACCACGCGTCAGTACTCCCCAGAGCGCCAGGGCATAAGCCAAGAGATGGACCGCTGCGAGAAACCAGTGAACCAGCATCGAATTGCTCCCCATTCAAGACGAAAAAATGTCGGTCTGTCAGTAGTAGCCCAAAACGCCTGGCTTCGCGCACAAGACAAGCAACCATCCCGCTCCCGCTCCCGCCTTTTTATTTTGGCGTTTCGTCGCCATTCGGTTGATTGGGCTTGAGCCGCAGAGCACACTTGCGCGAGTTGAAGGATCAACGCCCCTATCGATAAAAGGCCCGCCCACCTGCGGGTTTTTTTTCGCCTGCGCATCGCTCATTGCCCCATGCAAATGAAGAGCCCAGCGCAATGGCTGGGCTCTGTTTATTGCCGGTGCTCCATCATCTTGTCAGCAAGAACTTTGGCTCTATCAACCAATAGATTCTGCCTGTCTTCGTGATTCGATTTTGGGCCCCCTACCGTCGGTGCCGTGAGATTGCTTTCCGCGATCAGCGCAGCACAAAAATACTGATCCCAAACGACTCTTTCTCCAGCCGTCCGTTTGTTCATTTGGTCGGAGTTCATAGTTGGCTCCTTTTGATGAAGTAGCCCAGCCATTTTACGCCTGAACCGCACACACGCCGCACTTGAGTCGGTAGTCGGCACGCGCCGCCCCAGCGACCGTGGCGCGATCCGGGTGGGCTGCCTGATTGTCATGGCCTATCTCGGGGGTAGAATCGGTGATGGACTGCCGGCATCAGTCAGACTGAGTCCTTCGAGGGCAACACGATGCCAACGACTGAAGATTCGATCATTGCAGCAGCAAGACTGCGCGCTGCACACCGGGGAGAAAAAGAGGTCCTGGCTGCCGCTTCAGCACTCGAAGCCATGGAAGCTCTGAAAAAGTCTTTAACAGGAGACAAGTACCAAGAGGCTCTCGAAAGGCTGTATCTCGAGTACGCAGCCTCTTGATCTACCCGCCACTCACTCACCTGCTGCACAGCTCTGGATTGACCGGCGGGAAGCACTCGAGAGTGGCCAGATCAATCAGCGTGAAGTGGCCGCCCCTCCATCCGCCCGTGTCGATGTGGTAGACGTTGCCCAGCACTGTCGGCTGAAGGACCACCGTGTGGCCGACGAGCACCGCCCTGATGCCACTGACGCCAGTGTCGTTTTCGCTGGTAATGCGTGCGCGCGACCACTGGCAGATTGTCTGGACACTCCGCTGCATCGCGCCTTGCTCCTGTTCGAGGACGCCAAGCATTTGCGCCCAATCATCGAACGGGCAATCGGCATGCACGATCCCCACCAGACCAATAGGTGTCATGACTTCAATAGCGATAGGCAGCACGGCGAACAGATCGACATAGAAGGCCTGTTCAACGGTGGACAGACCGTACAGCCAGGCGCCACCGTTGATCATGTGTATGTAGCTGGCCTGGCCTTTATGGCTGAGCCGATGGGCATCGACCGCCATTTGCTCATGATTGCCCTGCACGGCAAAGAACCATGGCTTGGCCAGCCACACGTCAACGTCAGTAGATTCGGGGCCGCGGTCAACCATATCGCCAACACTGAAGAGGCGGTCGGTTGCGGGGTTGAAGCCAACAGCATCAAGCGCAGCCTGAAGTTTGGTGAAATGGCCGTGAATATCACCCACGGCAAAATCGCGGCCGACGGTGTTGATTGTGAAACGCTGAACCTGGGTCATGCTGCCACCCCCGGCACCTTCATAAGGCCCTTTTCAATCCAGTGCAGTTGGGTTTAGGCCAGTGCGCGGATCAAATCGCGGTCAGTGTATTCGCCTCGCTTGCGACTCTTATGCTACCCCCTTGAACGCTTCGAACTCAGCCATTTCCGAAGGTAAATACCGACTTGAAGGTGCAGTGCGCTGGAGGTTTTGCAAAAGCGTTGAAAATCGCCAAGCACAAAAAAGGGCCCACCTTTCGGTGAGCCCTTCTAGACCGCCCAGCAGAGCGGATTTTGTTTGGTAGGCGCGATTGGACTCGAACCAACGACCCCCACCATGTCAAGGTGGTGCTCTAACCAACTGAGCTACGTGCCTGCTGTGAGGCGGCATTCTACGGAATTCCGGAGGGGTGTCAACACCTTTTTTTCACCTAACCCTATGAATATGCAAAATATTTAATTTTGGTACTGCAAAGAAGGTATCCGGGGTAGCTGGCAGTCGATTTTTAACTCAGGTAGGATCGGAGCACTCGTAAAATATATTAAACAGAGGCTGCAGGATGGCGAACACCCCTTATCCGGAATCCTATTACGCCGCGTCGGCCAACGCCGCCCCCTCGCGCCCATTACTACAGGATGACGTAGAGACAGATGTCTGCGTCATTGGCGCGGGCTATACCGGCCTGTCCAGCGCACTGTTTCTGCTGGAGAACGGGTTTCGGGTGACGGTCCTGGAGGCCGCCAAAGTCGGCTTCGGCGCCTCGGGTCGCAACGGCGGTCAGATCGTTAACAGTTACAGCCGCGATATCGATGTAATCGAACGCAGCGTTGGCCCCAAGCAAGCGCAAATGCTCGGTCAAATGGCGTTCGAAGGCGGCAAGATCATTCGCGACCGCGTGGCCAGATACCAGATCCAGTGCGACCTGAAGGACGGTGGTGTGTTTGCAGCCATTACCAGCAAGCAGATGAGCCATCTGGAATCGCAGAAGCGCCTGTGGGAACGCTACGGCCACACCCAGCTGGAACTCCTGGACAAGCGCCGCATACGCGAAGTCGTCGCCTGTGATCAATACGTGGGCGGCATGCTCGACATGAGTGGCGGCCACATCCACCCACTCAACCTCGCTCTGGGCGAAGCCGCGGCCGTCGAGTCGCTGGGCGGGAGCATTTACGAACAGTCGCCAGCCATACGCATCGAGCGTGGCGTCAATCCAGTGGTTCACACACCTCAAGGCAAGGTCAGGGCGAAGTTCATCATCGTCGCCGGCAACGCCTATCTGGGCAATCTGGTTCCAGAGCTGGCCGCCAAATCAATG
It encodes:
- a CDS encoding ABC transporter permease encodes the protein MKTAMSAGKPAMSVGKRSGNFYGLGTYLGLAGALLAMIALFSVLSSHFLSYDTFSTLANQIPDLMVLAVGMTFVLIIGGIDLSVGSVLALAASTVSVAILGWGWSVLPAALLGMATAALAGTITGSITVAWRIPSFIVSLGVLEMARGVAYQMTGSRTAYIGDAFAWLSNPIAFGISPSFIIALLVIFIAQAVLTRTVFGRYLIGIGTNEEAVRLAGINPKPYKILVFSLMGLLAGIAALFQISRLEAADPNAGSGLELQVIAAVVIGGTSLMGGRGSVISTFFGVLIISVLAAGLAQIGATEPTKRIITGAVIVVAVVLDTYRSQRASRRS
- a CDS encoding sugar ABC transporter ATP-binding protein — its product is MSVCAPNAVLSVSDIGKTYAQPVLTGIDLTLMRGEVLALTGENGAGKSTLSKIIGGLVAPTTGQMQFQGRDYRPGSRTQAEELGIRMVMQELNLLPTLSVAENLFLDNLPSNGGWISRKQLRTAAIAAMAQVGLDAIDPDTLVGELGIGHQQMVEIARNLIGDCHVLILDEPTAMLTAREVEMLFEQITLLQARGVAIIYISHRLEELARVAQRIAVLRDGNLVCVEPMANYNSEQLVNLMVGRELGEHIDLGPREIGAPALTVRGLSRSDKVRDVSFEVRSGEIFGISGLIGAGRTELLRLIFGADAADSGTVALGSPAQVVSIRSPADAVGHGIALITEDRKGEGLLLTQSISANIALGNMPVISSGGIVNSGDELALAQRQIDAMRIRSSSPAQLVCELSGGNQQKVVIGRWLERECSVLLFDEPTRGIDVGAKFDIYALLGELARQGKALVVVSSDLRELMLICDRIGVLSAGRLIDTFERDSWTQDDLLAAAFAGYQKRDALLHEAAPRDLP
- a CDS encoding sugar ABC transporter substrate-binding protein yields the protein MKLPFAGRLLAVAMLAAASAALPLSSAFADTEKPKVALVMKSLANEFFLTMEEGAKAYQKEHPADFELISNGIKDETDTANQIRIVEQMIVSRVNALVIAPADSKAMVPVIKKAIDAGITVINIDNQLDPAVLKSKNLSVPFVGPDNRKGARLVGEYLARQLKAGDEVGIIEGVSTTTNAQARTAGFKDAMDAAQIKVVSLQSGEWEINKGNQVASSMLSEYPEIKALLAGNDSMAVGAVSAVRAAGKAGKVQVVGYDNINAIKPMLKDGRVLATADQFAAKQAVFGIETALKMLKGEKVDSGTNGVIETPVELVTQ
- a CDS encoding asparaginase; protein product: MKSAFNTFVPGALALLLLLPAALQAKEVETQQKLANVVVLATGGTIAGAGASSANSATYQAAKVGIEQLIAGIPELSHLANVRGEQVMQIASESITNENLLQLGRRVAELADSKDVDGIVITHGTDTLEETAYFLNLVEKTDKPIIVVGSMRPGTAMSADGMLNLYNAVAVASSKDARGKGVLVTMNDEIQSGRDVSKMINIKTEAFKSPWGPLGMIVEGKSYWFRLPAKRHTMDSEFDIKTIKSLPDVEIAYSYGNVDGTAYKALAQSGAKAIIHAGTGNGSVSSRVVPTLQALRKDGVQIIRSSHVNAGGFVLRNAEQPDDKYDWVVAHDLNPQKARILTMVALTKTSDSKELQRMFWEY
- a CDS encoding DUF1654 domain-containing protein, yielding MATTSSAATNPPGTYERLGLRIQKIINSPTAQKAKAALIFRLPDEPVDEWERLLEEIAENDNVTLAYRDDGGVQIFWVVPKED
- a CDS encoding endonuclease, which encodes MIVRCFALLLLFVVACAQADAPRTFNEAKKVAWKLYAPQSTEFYCGCKYTGNRVDLKACGYVPRKNANRAARIEWEHIVPAWQIGHQRQCWQQGGRKNCTRHDPTYQRAEADLHNLVPSIGEVNGDRSNFSFGWLPVQSGQYGSCLTQVDFKAKKVMPRPSIRGMIARTYFYMSKQYGLRLSKQDRQLYEAWNKTYPVQSWERQRNQSVACVMGRGNEFVGPVDMKACG
- a CDS encoding SPOR domain-containing protein, yielding MRKMALVVAVLVLAGCGQEKAGESKKPQAPVVSAPAVAAAPQWDVLVQGETVQAISDLTGWLIEHSFVSYVVTQDGKQRVLVGPFSSKAEAEARQVELTAALAKAKKMNIESMVVEHGAAQ
- the csrA gene encoding carbon storage regulator CsrA: MLILTRKVGESINIGDDITITILGVSGQQVRIGINAPKDVAVHREEIYQRIQAGLTAPDKRETP
- a CDS encoding DUF2214 family protein — protein: MLVHWFLAAVHLLAYALALWGVLTRGMAFRRVASDGVGARSVLLADNFWGISALILLISGGLRAFGGYEKGADYYLHQPLFHLKMTLFVIILLLEIAPMVALIKWRIALSRSAPIDVGRVSLFARISHIEALLIILMVVAATGMARGMTFG
- a CDS encoding metallophosphoesterase; translation: MTQVQRFTINTVGRDFAVGDIHGHFTKLQAALDAVGFNPATDRLFSVGDMVDRGPESTDVDVWLAKPWFFAVQGNHEQMAVDAHRLSHKGQASYIHMINGGAWLYGLSTVEQAFYVDLFAVLPIAIEVMTPIGLVGIVHADCPFDDWAQMLGVLEQEQGAMQRSVQTICQWSRARITSENDTGVSGIRAVLVGHTVVLQPTVLGNVYHIDTGGWRGGHFTLIDLATLECFPPVNPELCSR
- a CDS encoding NAD(P)/FAD-dependent oxidoreductase, whose product is MANTPYPESYYAASANAAPSRPLLQDDVETDVCVIGAGYTGLSSALFLLENGFRVTVLEAAKVGFGASGRNGGQIVNSYSRDIDVIERSVGPKQAQMLGQMAFEGGKIIRDRVARYQIQCDLKDGGVFAAITSKQMSHLESQKRLWERYGHTQLELLDKRRIREVVACDQYVGGMLDMSGGHIHPLNLALGEAAAVESLGGSIYEQSPAIRIERGVNPVVHTPQGKVRAKFIIVAGNAYLGNLVPELAAKSMPCGTQVITTEPLSDELAKTLLPQDYCVEDCNYLLDYYRLTGDKRLIFGGGVVYGARDPANIEAIIRPKMLKAFPQLKDVKIDYAWTGNFLLTLSRLPQVGRLGDNIYYSQGCSGHGVTYTHLAGKVLAEALRGQAERFDAFADLPHYPFPGGQLLRTPFAALGAWYYGLRDKFDF